The Alphaproteobacteria bacterium genome has a segment encoding these proteins:
- a CDS encoding ABC transporter permease: MFGYIIHRLLVMIPTLIVISALVFIIIQLPPGDYFTTYMNELQSRGEAVDAEKLEFIKEQYGFGKPMWEQYFVWVFGLLQGDLGYSFEFSRPVSEVVGDRLALSFIVSFTTILFTWIVAFPIGVYSAVRQYSIGDYSLTFLGFLGLATPNFLLALVLQWLAYSYFGTSIGGLMDPEYIDQPWTMGKFLSVMEHLWVPVLVIGTSGTAGMIRRLRANLLDELHKQYVTTARAKGLPPGRALVKYPLRMALNPFIADIGNLLPEVISGAAIVSIVLSLPTTGPMLLNALQSQDMYLAGSFLMFLATLTVIGTLLSDLALAMLDPRIRLGGGGTR, from the coding sequence ATGTTTGGGTACATCATCCATCGACTACTCGTCATGATCCCGACGCTGATCGTTATCAGCGCGCTGGTCTTCATTATAATCCAGCTGCCGCCCGGGGATTATTTCACCACCTATATGAACGAGCTGCAAAGCCGCGGCGAAGCCGTCGATGCGGAAAAACTTGAATTCATCAAGGAGCAGTACGGCTTCGGCAAACCGATGTGGGAACAGTATTTCGTCTGGGTCTTCGGCCTGCTGCAAGGCGATCTTGGCTATTCCTTCGAGTTCAGCCGTCCGGTTTCGGAAGTCGTCGGCGACCGGCTCGCTCTCAGTTTCATTGTCTCGTTCACAACGATCCTCTTCACCTGGATCGTGGCCTTTCCCATCGGCGTCTATTCCGCCGTCCGGCAGTACAGTATCGGCGATTACAGCCTGACCTTCCTCGGCTTTCTCGGCCTGGCGACGCCGAACTTCCTGCTGGCGCTGGTGCTGCAATGGCTGGCCTACAGTTATTTCGGCACGTCGATCGGCGGCCTGATGGACCCGGAATACATCGACCAGCCCTGGACCATGGGCAAGTTCCTGTCCGTGATGGAGCATCTCTGGGTGCCGGTCCTCGTCATCGGCACATCGGGCACGGCCGGCATGATCCGCCGGCTGCGCGCCAACCTGCTGGACGAACTGCACAAGCAGTACGTCACCACGGCGCGCGCCAAGGGCCTGCCGCCCGGCAGGGCGCTGGTAAAATACCCGCTGCGCATGGCGCTGAATCCCTTCATCGCCGATATCGGCAACCTGCTGCCGGAAGTCATTTCAGGGGCGGCGATCGTGTCCATCGTGCTGTCGCTGCCGACCACCGGCCCGATGCTGCTGAACGCGCTGCAGAGCCAGGACATGTACCTCGCCGGGTCCTTCCTGATGTTCCTGGCGACGCTGACCGTGATCGGGACGCTGTTATCCGACCTGGCGCTTGCGATGCTGGATCCGCGAATCCGGCTTGGCGGAGGAGGCACGCGATGA
- a CDS encoding ABC transporter permease, translated as MTDSPIPHYVNKAEFDPNTVVTLSPEQERFYMASQWRLMWWKLKRHKLAVVSGIFLLLVYLSIVISEILAPYNLHARNTEYLYAPPQSVHLFHEGSFVGPFVYGMTPSLNMEQLQWTYAEDTSRVQPIRFFCTANDYNGATYEFWGLFPASFHLFCPAAGQQLFLLGTDRLGRDVLSRILYGARISLTVGLIGITISFVMGLTIGGLAGYYGGMVDTVVQRIIEIIRSFPSLPLWMALSAILPVTWSPILVFAGITVILGMLDWPGLARAVRSKLLALREEDFCTAAELMGARPGRIIGRHLLPSFMSHLIASATLSIPSMILGETALSFLGLGLRPPITSWGVLLNEAQNINVVALYPWLMYPVVPVILIVLAFQFFGDGLRDAADPYK; from the coding sequence ATGACCGATTCGCCAATTCCCCATTACGTCAACAAGGCCGAATTCGACCCGAATACGGTCGTCACCCTGTCGCCGGAGCAGGAACGCTTCTACATGGCGTCGCAGTGGCGGCTGATGTGGTGGAAGCTGAAGCGCCACAAGCTGGCCGTCGTCAGCGGCATCTTCCTGCTGCTGGTCTATCTGTCGATCGTGATCAGCGAGATCCTGGCGCCCTACAACCTGCATGCCCGCAATACCGAATACCTGTATGCGCCGCCGCAATCGGTGCACCTGTTTCATGAAGGCAGCTTCGTCGGCCCCTTTGTCTATGGCATGACGCCCAGCCTCAACATGGAACAGCTGCAATGGACCTATGCGGAGGATACCTCGCGCGTGCAGCCGATCCGGTTTTTCTGCACCGCCAATGATTACAATGGCGCGACGTACGAATTCTGGGGCCTGTTCCCCGCCAGTTTCCACCTGTTCTGTCCGGCGGCGGGCCAGCAGCTCTTCCTGCTGGGCACCGACCGGCTGGGCCGCGACGTGCTGAGCCGCATCCTCTACGGCGCGCGGATATCGCTCACCGTCGGGCTGATCGGCATAACGATCAGCTTCGTCATGGGGCTGACCATCGGCGGGCTTGCCGGGTATTACGGCGGCATGGTCGATACCGTCGTGCAGCGCATCATCGAAATCATCCGCTCCTTCCCGTCCCTGCCGTTATGGATGGCGCTGTCCGCGATCCTGCCGGTGACCTGGAGTCCGATCCTCGTCTTCGCCGGCATTACCGTCATCCTCGGCATGCTCGACTGGCCGGGGCTGGCGCGCGCGGTGCGGTCCAAGTTGCTGGCGCTGCGCGAGGAGGATTTCTGCACCGCCGCCGAACTGATGGGCGCCAGGCCGGGCCGGATCATCGGGCGGCACCTGCTGCCCAGCTTCATGAGCCATCTGATCGCCTCCGCGACCCTGTCGATTCCGAGCATGATCCTGGGCGAGACGGCGCTGAGCTTCCTTGGCCTCGGGCTGCGGCCGCCGATCACCAGCTGGGGCGTGCTGCTGAACGAGGCGCAGAACATCAACGTGGTCGCGCTGTATCCCTGGCTGATGTACCCGGTCGTGCCGGTCATCCTGATCGTGCTGGCCTTCCAGTTCTTCGGCGACGGGTTGCGCGACGCCGCCGACCCCTACAAGTAA
- a CDS encoding adenylate/guanylate cyclase domain-containing protein, giving the protein MKRPVLPAIFNRGDSGLNVPERVRETIANQEDASERLIAWVQFGVVLIFGALYAISPKTSTVVPWQTPVGIALAVYFVFSVFRIWLSYRIRLPGWFLALSVVADLSLLLTVIWSFHIQYDQPASFYLKAPTLLYVFIFIVLRALRFEARYVILAGLVAAGGWLLMVGYVITVDPHDNMITRDYVAYMTSNAILLGAEFDKIISILIVTAILSVALYRARRLLERSVIEAAAAKDLARFFSPEIADKITHSATRIRPGQGEAREAAILMTDIRGFTALSNELAPSDLIALLTEYESRMVPVIQAHGGNIDKFLGDGILATFGAVLPSDTYAADAMRAVDDLHKAFIVWRADRVAAGRKPVEIGMAVVTGRIVFGAVGDETRLEYTVIGDPVNLCAKLEKHNRSARTTALTTGESYALAQSQGYTPPAPCLARRAEGIAGVENPVDTVVLVGR; this is encoded by the coding sequence ATGAAACGACCGGTTCTGCCCGCTATCTTCAACCGCGGCGACAGCGGCCTCAATGTGCCGGAACGGGTGCGGGAAACGATCGCGAATCAGGAGGATGCCAGCGAACGGCTGATCGCCTGGGTCCAGTTCGGCGTCGTGCTGATCTTCGGCGCCCTGTATGCGATATCGCCGAAGACATCGACGGTGGTTCCCTGGCAGACCCCGGTCGGCATCGCGCTGGCCGTGTATTTCGTGTTCTCCGTCTTCCGGATCTGGCTGTCCTACCGCATCCGGCTGCCCGGCTGGTTCCTGGCGCTGTCGGTGGTGGCCGACCTTTCCCTGCTGCTGACCGTGATCTGGAGCTTCCATATCCAGTACGACCAGCCGGCATCCTTCTATCTGAAGGCGCCCACCCTGCTCTATGTCTTCATCTTCATCGTGCTGCGGGCGCTGCGGTTCGAGGCGCGCTATGTCATCCTTGCCGGGCTGGTCGCCGCGGGGGGCTGGCTGCTGATGGTCGGCTATGTGATTACCGTCGACCCGCACGACAACATGATCACGCGCGACTACGTCGCCTATATGACCTCGAACGCCATCCTGCTCGGCGCGGAATTCGACAAGATCATTTCCATCCTGATCGTCACCGCGATCCTGTCGGTCGCGCTGTACCGCGCGCGGCGGCTGCTCGAACGGTCGGTGATCGAGGCGGCTGCGGCGAAGGACCTGGCGCGATTCTTCTCGCCGGAGATCGCCGACAAGATCACCCATTCGGCCACCCGGATCCGGCCCGGGCAGGGCGAGGCCCGCGAAGCCGCCATCCTGATGACCGATATCCGCGGTTTCACCGCGCTGTCGAACGAGTTGGCGCCTTCGGATCTCATCGCCCTGCTGACCGAGTATGAATCGCGGATGGTGCCGGTGATCCAGGCGCATGGCGGCAATATCGACAAGTTCCTGGGCGACGGAATCCTGGCGACCTTCGGCGCGGTGCTGCCCAGCGATACCTATGCCGCCGACGCCATGCGCGCAGTCGACGACCTGCATAAGGCCTTCATCGTCTGGCGGGCGGACCGCGTCGCGGCGGGCCGCAAGCCGGTGGAAATCGGCATGGCGGTCGTCACCGGCCGGATCGTGTTCGGCGCGGTCGGCGATGAAACGCGGCTGGAATACACGGTGATCGGCGACCCGGTGAACCTCTGCGCCAAGCTGGAAAAACATAACCGGTCGGCGCGGACCACGGCCCTGACGACGGGCGAATCCTATGCGCTCGCGCAGAGCCAGGGCTATACGCCGCCAGCCCCCTGCCTCGCGCGGCGGGCCGAGGGCATCGCCGGCGTCGAAAACCCTGTCGATACCGTCGTGCTCGTCGGGCGTTAA